In a genomic window of Helianthus annuus cultivar XRQ/B chromosome 10, HanXRQr2.0-SUNRISE, whole genome shotgun sequence:
- the LOC110883074 gene encoding uncharacterized protein LOC110883074 — MGGLGIHKLKDINLALLAKWGWRFKTEKDNLWVGVINALHSGRNGWEFLPLKKTLGGVWKNIVLTLNLPLLDGFSISNLFKGVVGRGDNILFWLDPWLFEVQLKSKFPALFQLEVVKSCSVRDRLEGEGSWLWKHDPESPSERLEWDALFSALALVDLNSVADKWVCLEMARIPSRSRRLRKPSS, encoded by the coding sequence ATGGGTGGCCTGGGTATTCATAAATTAAAGGATATTAATTTAGCCTTACTGGCTAAATGGGGGTGGAGATTTAAAACCGAGAAAGATAACCTTTGGGTGGGAGTGATAAATGCCTTACACTCGGGAAGGAACGGCTGGGAATTTCTTCCGTTAAAGAAGACTCTTGGAGGCGTTTGGAAAAATATTGTGTTAACTcttaatcttcctttgttagatGGTTTCTCTATTAGTAACTTATTTAAAGGTGTGGTGGGAAGAGGTGATAACATTCTGTTTTGGCTGGACCCATGGCTTTTTGAGGTCCAGTTGAAATCAAAATTCCCGGCTCTATTTCAGCTTGAGGTGGTGAAGTCGTGTAGTGTCCGCGATCGTCTCGAAGGTGAGGGGAGCTGGCTTTGGAAGCATGATCCTGAATCTCCTTCTGAAAGGCTTGAATGGGATGCTCTGTTCTCGGCTTTGGCTTTGGTGGATTTGAATTCGGTGGCTGATAAGTGGGTTTGTCTGGAAATGGCTCGGATTCCTTCTCGGTCGCGGCGGTTAAGAAAGCCATCGAGTTGA